The Rhinolophus ferrumequinum isolate MPI-CBG mRhiFer1 chromosome 4, mRhiFer1_v1.p, whole genome shotgun sequence genome has a window encoding:
- the LOC117021521 gene encoding LOW QUALITY PROTEIN: gap junction alpha-3 protein-like (The sequence of the model RefSeq protein was modified relative to this genomic sequence to represent the inferred CDS: substituted 2 bases at 2 genomic stop codons), with protein MGDWSLLGRLLDAAQEHSTVIGKVWLTVLFIFRILVLGVAAEDVWGDEQSDFTCNTQQPGCENVCYDKAFPISHTRFWVLQIIFVSTPTLIYLGHVLHIVRREQKKKEREEQLKGDSDHGQDRPPVRDDRGKVRISGALLGTYIFSIVFKTLFEVGFIVGQYYLYGFQLKPNYVCDRSPCPNTVDCFISRPTEKTIFIIFMLAVAGLSLLLNVLELYHLGWKKLKQGITHPVSPDTPKSRTRATKADGVTPPSFQXAPSTSVVGCLPHCTHSASSLGQAMTVSPRVPSPAQEKGHSDKLYDSSHNLLVAEQNWGMAKQQISGRKAFLPVSTSSSLTPTGSPPPPPREGRAGSKEPVLLXHGDSTSLGDSRLEVTPDEGEPAVTPEREAAVTPEGEMHVPPLLPTDPRPPSKVSSSSSSRARPSDLAI; from the coding sequence ATGGGCGACTGGAGCCTTCTGGGGAGACTATTGGATGCTGCACAGGAGCACTCCACGGTCATTGGCAAGGTCTGGCTGACAGTCCTGTTCATCTTCAGAATCTTGGTGCTGGGAGTTGCTGCGGAGGATGTGTGGGGAGACGAGCAGTCAGACTTCACCTGCAACACGCAGCAGCCGGGCTGCGAGAACGTCTGCTACGACAAGGCCTTCCCCATCTCCCACACCCGCTTCTGGGTGCTCCAGATAATCTTCGTGTCCACGCCCACCCTCATCTACCTGGGGCACGTGCTGCATATCGTGCGCAgggaacagaagaagaaagagagggaagagcagCTGAAGGGAGACAGTGACCATGGCCAGGACAGGCCCCCAGTACGGGATGACCGGGGCAAGGTCCGCATTTCCGGGGCCTTGCTCGGGACCTACATCTTCAGCATCGTCTTTAAAACACTGTTTGAGGTGGGCTTCATCGTTGGTCAGTACTACCTGTATGGCTTTCAGCTGAAGCCAAACTATGTCTGTGACCGGTCGCCCTGCCCCAACACCGTGGACTGCTTCATCTCCAGGCCCACGGAGAAGACCATCTTCATCATCTTCATGCTGGCCGTGGCCGGCCTGTCCCTCCTTCTCAACGTGCTGGAGCTCTACCACCTCGGCTGGAAGAAGCTTAAACAGGGCATAACCCATCCTGTTAGCCCAGACACCCCTAAATCCAGGACGAGGGCCACAAAAGCTGACGGTGTGACCCCACCTTCCTTCCAGTAGGCTCCATCCACCAGTGTCGTGGGGTGCCTGCCACACTGTACTCACTCTGCCTCTTCCCTGGGACAGGCTATGACAGTCAGTCCCAGGGTCCCTTCACCAGCACAGGAGAAGGGCCACTCTGACAAATTGTATGACAGCAGCCACAACCTGCTAGTGGCCGAGCAGAACTGGGGGATGGCCAAGCAACAGATTTCTGGGAGGAAGGCCTTCCTGCCAGTGTCCACGTCTTCCTCCTTGACCCCTACAGGCagcccaccaccaccccctcgCGAGGGCAGAGCAGGCAGCAAAGAGCCTGTCCTGTTGTAGCATGGGGACAGCACCAGCCTGGGAGACAGCAGATTGGAAGTGACCCCCGATGAGGGGGAGCCTGCAGTGACCCCCGAGCGGGAGGCAGCAGTGACCCCCGAGGGGGAGATGCATGTGCCACCTTTGCTCCCCACTGACCCCAGACCGCCAAGCAAGGTCAGCAGTTCCAGCAGCAGTCGGGCCAGACCCAGTGACTTGGCCATCTAG
- the LOC117021518 gene encoding gap junction alpha-3 protein-like: protein MGNWSLLERLLDAAQEHSTVIGKVWLTVLFIFRILLLGAGVEEVWENEQSDFTCNTQQPGCENVCYDKAFPISHTRFWVLQIIFVSTPTLIYLGHVLYIVPREQKKKEREEQLKGDSDHGQDRPPVRDDRGKVRISGALLGTYIFSIVFKTLFEVGFIVGQYYLYGFQLKPLYRCDRSPCPNTVDCFISRPTEKTIFIIFMLAVAGLSLLLNVLELYHLGWKKLKQGITYPVSPDTPKSRTGTTKSDVVSPPLQSVGSSYRYHHPVSSVHSVKKGHT, encoded by the coding sequence ATGGGCAACTGGAGCCTTCTGGAGAGACTATTGGATGCCGCACAGGAGCACTCCACGGTCATTGGCAAGGTCTGGCTGACAGTCCTGTTCATCTTCAGAATCCTGTTGCTGGGGGCTGGTGTGGAGGAGGTGTGGGAAAACGAGCAGTCAGACTTCACCTGCAACACGCAGCAGCCGGGCTGCGAGAACGTCTGCTATGACAAGGCCTTCCCCATCTCCCACACCCGCTTCTGGGTGCTCCAGATAATCTTCGTGTCCACGCCCACCCTCATCTACCTGGGGCACGTGCTGTATATCGTGCCCAgggaacagaagaagaaagagagggaagagcagCTGAAGGGAGACAGTGACCATGGCCAGGACAGGCCCCCAGTACGGGATGACCGGGGCAAGGTCCGCATTTCCGGGGCCTTGCTCGGGACCTACATCTTCAGCATCGTCTTTAAAACACTGTTTGAGGTGGGCTTCATCGTTGGTCAGTACTACCTGTATGGCTTTCAGCTGAAGCCTCTCTACCGATGTGACCGGTCGCCCTGCCCCAACACCGTGGACTGCTTCATCTCCAGGCCCACGGAGAAGACCATCTTCATCATCTTCATGCTGGCCGTGGCCGGCCTGTCCCTCCTTCTCAACGTGCTGGAGCTCTACCACCTCGGCTGGAAGAAGCTTAAACAGGGCATAACCTATCCTGTTAGCCCAGACACCCCTAAATCCAGGACGGGGACCACAAAATCTGATGTTGTGAGCCCACCCCTCCAGTCAGTAGGCTCCAGCTACCGGTACCATCATCCAGTCAGCTCTGTACACTCTGTGAAAAAAGGTCACACATGA